Proteins from a genomic interval of Candidatus Binatia bacterium:
- a CDS encoding SCO family protein — MRSGGRAAWLSVALCAVAAACTNGGGLSSVGGGGGGGSPSPFPQSSAIGLGVPNQKIGVENDPVWGTVGGYTQTKNSQVLAFPPGAQITIENLSNKDPHTLNVIATVSSPPVKWPQNPSLSFYPSGNGILGAGYASGSLNPGDSVTVTLKDPGIYLIGCAYHYVEFNMRDVIQVVAGATPGPTASPGPGGYAIVRKSRAAAAQERRPQLVDQRGRAFTLGSLVGKPVAVTFVGAHCTDACPLINAQFSDAASKIAHGHINGRLLTITLDPEHDSPAAMREIARRFGADPRYWILAGGPVRDVHAIMKEFGVIAVQGRDGYRDEHTTFVYVLDARGRLSQTMLASSALSDAIVDALKDERMAQR; from the coding sequence ATGAGATCCGGCGGCCGGGCAGCGTGGCTCTCCGTCGCCCTGTGCGCGGTCGCAGCTGCGTGCACGAACGGCGGCGGCCTCAGCAGCGTCGGCGGTGGGGGCGGCGGAGGGTCGCCCTCACCATTTCCGCAATCGTCGGCGATCGGTCTCGGCGTGCCCAATCAAAAGATCGGCGTCGAGAACGATCCGGTGTGGGGAACCGTCGGCGGATATACGCAGACGAAGAACTCGCAGGTGCTCGCCTTTCCACCCGGCGCGCAGATCACGATCGAAAATCTATCGAATAAAGATCCGCACACGCTCAACGTCATCGCAACGGTGAGTTCTCCGCCCGTGAAATGGCCGCAGAACCCGAGCCTCTCGTTCTATCCCAGCGGGAACGGCATACTCGGCGCCGGCTATGCCAGCGGCTCGCTCAATCCGGGCGACTCCGTCACCGTCACCCTCAAGGATCCGGGCATCTATCTGATCGGCTGCGCGTATCACTACGTCGAGTTCAACATGCGCGACGTCATCCAAGTCGTCGCGGGAGCGACGCCGGGGCCGACCGCGTCGCCCGGACCGGGCGGCTACGCAATCGTCAGGAAGTCGCGCGCGGCTGCGGCGCAGGAGCGGCGACCGCAGCTCGTCGATCAGCGCGGCCGCGCCTTTACGCTCGGCTCGCTCGTTGGCAAGCCGGTCGCCGTGACGTTCGTCGGGGCGCACTGCACCGACGCGTGCCCGCTCATCAACGCACAGTTCTCCGACGCCGCGAGCAAAATCGCGCACGGCCACATCAACGGACGCCTGTTGACGATCACGCTCGATCCGGAGCACGACTCCCCCGCTGCGATGCGCGAGATCGCGCGCCGATTCGGCGCCGACCCGCGATACTGGATCCTCGCCGGCGGGCCGGTGCGCGACGTTCACGCGATCATGAAAGAGTTCGGCGTCATCGCGGTCCAAGGGCGCGACGGTTACCGCGACGAGCACACGACCTTCGTCTACGTTCTCGACGCGCGGGGCAGGCTCTCGCAGACGATGCTCGCGTCGAGCGCGCTGAGCGACGCGATCGTCGACGCGCTCAAAGACGAGCGGATGGCGCAGCGCTGA
- a CDS encoding tetratricopeptide repeat protein encodes MRVPLLAALLFQLAAAPVAAQTYASPAPVPRTTSAPALRAVAVKREIEERFTIGLQAEARGDWSAAAAEFERIVALEPAEPQGSTARYDLALAYANLQRNADAARELRAAIALDSAFLAAMANLVSVDLALGDLAEARKIADRYVALAPESARALYSRGIVALQGGDAATAREDFGKLLHANPSYALAHYDLALAEERLGRYDAAQRELESALGLAPTYARARFALGVVLLRQGENAAARNAFARATLDAAGDPALQNIAAAMRDSIKNP; translated from the coding sequence ATGCGGGTTCCCCTACTCGCCGCCCTCCTCTTCCAACTCGCGGCGGCCCCGGTCGCCGCACAAACGTACGCCTCTCCGGCCCCGGTGCCGCGCACGACGTCGGCGCCGGCGTTGCGCGCCGTCGCGGTCAAGCGTGAGATCGAAGAACGCTTCACCATCGGGCTCCAAGCCGAAGCGCGCGGCGATTGGAGCGCGGCCGCCGCCGAGTTCGAGCGCATCGTCGCGCTCGAGCCCGCGGAGCCGCAAGGCTCGACCGCTCGATACGATCTCGCGCTCGCGTACGCGAACTTGCAGCGCAACGCCGATGCCGCTCGCGAACTGCGCGCCGCGATCGCGCTCGACTCCGCGTTCCTCGCCGCGATGGCAAACCTCGTCTCGGTGGATCTCGCGCTCGGCGACCTCGCCGAAGCGCGGAAGATTGCCGATCGTTACGTAGCGCTCGCACCGGAATCGGCGCGCGCGCTCTACTCGCGAGGCATCGTCGCGTTGCAGGGCGGAGACGCCGCAACGGCGCGCGAGGATTTTGGAAAACTCCTCCACGCGAACCCGTCGTACGCGCTCGCCCATTACGATCTCGCCCTCGCCGAAGAGCGTCTCGGACGCTACGACGCCGCCCAGCGCGAGCTCGAGAGCGCGCTTGGTCTGGCTCCCACCTACGCTCGAGCGAGATTCGCGCTCGGCGTCGTCTTGCTTCGGCAGGGGGAGAACGCAGCGGCGCGCAACGCCTTCGCACGAGCCACGCTCGACGCCGCCGGCGATCCCGCGCTGCAGAATATCGCCGCCGCAATGCGCGATTCGATCAAGAATCCCTAG
- a CDS encoding carboxypeptidase-like regulatory domain-containing protein, whose amino-acid sequence MKRTFLGAATVLSLVLAAASARAQAPLLVGSVRDQHGRPIPGARVAGTASGGAGPSTTTDASGTFALHAAAIVSVTVSCRYCQTAVFAVTPEQPVVAIVRRYDALLDDSPSQSDLDSLPYAHVESSIALRPFTLLAQTTTAYPGSRLSDRGLSASGSLLIDDNVPAYDSVSGESPYSLVPARYEQSAAVRDASNAYAYGDEAGGGIVDLTPFAAGSNPEIALVGNDAIARAQVGSDAAGAAIASFSNDEESRQRGDVFATWPLGGGESLGFSGGSEQGRQYESPGSQFAGSFSFANASFSDARLENVTVSAETDRGNYALQAGEYPISSGWSDSSFAAGVRSNGTFFGFADVGLRTTSGFYDAQALLYGPPRLGVTLTQTRADAGFSANGADYAITGGVGAFWFDYAGGTYGYSWPVKTALAVPSLDARLFPNGKWSLDLQGSGSFTLPTFTEQYLYSNAVTVPVQYQRNSLYAGSLTYTDTSRLRFSFEQASEEVTGAASGQVTSSGVSAIWQIAPVLSLRAWTMHVTDTVPVYGTVPAYGGEAPTANAFWMTYDVAGGVRADAIYRRDLLDSTPFYHVDGAISGPVANGLRWYAGVEDRMRRTFIDIGMRFDAR is encoded by the coding sequence GTGAAGCGTACGTTCCTAGGCGCCGCGACCGTGCTCTCTCTCGTGCTCGCGGCGGCTTCGGCGCGCGCGCAGGCTCCATTGCTGGTCGGCTCCGTACGAGACCAGCACGGGCGGCCGATTCCCGGCGCCCGCGTCGCCGGCACTGCGAGCGGCGGCGCCGGTCCGTCCACCACGACCGACGCGTCCGGCACGTTCGCGCTTCACGCCGCCGCGATCGTCTCGGTTACCGTCAGTTGCCGCTACTGTCAGACCGCGGTCTTCGCCGTGACGCCGGAGCAGCCGGTCGTCGCGATCGTGCGCCGGTACGACGCGTTGCTCGACGACTCGCCCTCGCAGAGCGATCTCGACAGCCTTCCCTACGCGCACGTCGAGTCGTCGATCGCGCTGCGTCCGTTCACGCTGCTCGCGCAAACGACGACCGCCTATCCGGGCTCTCGCCTGAGCGATCGCGGTCTCTCCGCGAGCGGCTCGCTGCTGATTGACGATAACGTGCCCGCGTACGACAGCGTCTCCGGGGAGTCGCCGTACTCGTTGGTGCCGGCACGGTACGAGCAGAGCGCCGCCGTGCGCGACGCTTCGAACGCGTACGCATACGGCGATGAGGCCGGCGGCGGCATCGTCGATCTCACGCCCTTCGCCGCCGGCTCGAATCCGGAGATCGCGCTCGTCGGCAACGACGCGATCGCGCGCGCGCAGGTCGGATCGGACGCGGCGGGCGCCGCGATCGCTTCCTTCAGCAACGACGAAGAGTCGCGTCAACGCGGGGACGTATTCGCGACGTGGCCGCTCGGCGGCGGCGAGTCGCTGGGGTTCTCCGGCGGCAGCGAGCAGGGGCGTCAGTACGAATCGCCGGGCTCGCAGTTTGCCGGCAGCTTCTCGTTTGCGAACGCAAGCTTCTCCGACGCGCGGCTCGAGAACGTAACCGTCTCGGCGGAGACCGATCGGGGCAACTACGCGCTGCAGGCCGGCGAGTATCCGATCTCGTCGGGATGGTCGGACTCGAGCTTTGCGGCCGGCGTGCGATCGAACGGCACGTTCTTCGGATTCGCCGACGTCGGGCTCCGCACGACGAGCGGATTCTACGACGCGCAGGCGCTGCTTTACGGGCCGCCGCGTCTCGGCGTAACCTTGACGCAGACTCGGGCCGATGCCGGGTTCTCCGCGAACGGCGCGGATTACGCGATCACCGGCGGCGTCGGCGCGTTTTGGTTCGACTACGCCGGCGGGACGTACGGGTATTCGTGGCCGGTGAAGACGGCGCTCGCGGTGCCGTCGCTCGACGCGCGGCTCTTTCCGAACGGAAAGTGGAGCCTCGACCTGCAAGGCAGCGGCTCGTTCACGCTGCCGACGTTCACCGAGCAGTATCTCTATTCGAACGCGGTGACGGTTCCGGTGCAGTATCAGCGCAACTCGCTCTACGCGGGCTCGCTGACCTACACGGATACCTCGCGGCTGCGCTTCTCGTTCGAGCAGGCGTCGGAGGAAGTGACCGGCGCCGCGTCCGGTCAGGTGACGTCGAGCGGCGTATCGGCGATCTGGCAGATCGCGCCGGTGCTCTCGCTGCGCGCCTGGACGATGCACGTCACCGACACGGTGCCCGTCTACGGCACGGTTCCGGCCTACGGCGGCGAGGCGCCCACGGCAAACGCGTTCTGGATGACGTACGACGTCGCGGGCGGCGTGCGCGCCGACGCGATCTATCGGCGCGATCTACTCGATTCGACGCCGTTCTATCACGTAGACGGCGCGATCTCGGGACCGGTTGCCAACGGCTTGCGGTGGTATGCGGGCGTCGAAGATCGCATGCGCCGAACCTTCATCGATATCGGGATGCGCTTCGACGCCCGTTAA
- the pnp gene encoding polyribonucleotide nucleotidyltransferase has protein sequence MPDSVTLTVGGRTMTIETGELAKQANGSALVRYGDQNVVLCAVTASEKPREGIDFFPLTCDFEEKMYAAGKIPGGYIKREGRPPEHAVISSRQIDRPIRPLFPDGFRNDVQIVATVLSIDPQLDADVLGVCAAGAALALSDIPFEKTVAAVRVGRDENGEYVCNPTLPQYATGGMDIVIAGTAEAVMMVEGSGNEIDEEDFLGAVEFAHGEIRKIIKAIEQLAKKAGKDKREFPLLKIDAALEKWVRKTFAKDVAKAMRTVEKQKRETAFAAISVEEALSRCSKKDDDIQALLESPATAKEFYKVIKAMEEDELRTMVVDEKVRPDGRKPDEVRPIWCKVHYVPRVHGSGIFTRGQTQVFTAATLGSTSDAQRLDGIVELEDKRYMHFYNFPPYSVGETRPMRGPGRREIGHGHLAERALVPVLPPKDEFPYTLRLMSEVLESNGSSSMASVCGSTLALMDAGVPIRDHVAGVAMGLILKGSKYSILTDIQGLEDALGEMDFKVAGTKKGITAIQMDIKVAGITLEIMREAMKQARKSRHAIIDKLAETIAKPREELSQYAPRMIVIKIDPAKIKDVIGPGGKVINKIIADTGVEKIDIEDDGSVFITSLDGASGDAAKQIVENLTKEIRVGETYRGTVTRIINIGAFVQILPGKEGLVHISQLAPTRVEKVEDVVKVGDEVEVKVVEIDGQGRINLSRKALLAGASGNGEFVPRGPRAPRESREPRESSSPPVDGPGAPPTRRRRRPHGRHDDD, from the coding sequence GTGCCCGATTCCGTAACTTTAACGGTCGGCGGGCGCACGATGACCATCGAAACCGGCGAACTGGCGAAGCAAGCAAACGGCTCCGCGCTGGTTCGTTACGGCGATCAAAACGTCGTGCTCTGCGCCGTAACTGCCTCCGAGAAACCTCGTGAAGGCATCGATTTCTTCCCTCTCACCTGCGACTTCGAAGAGAAGATGTACGCCGCCGGAAAAATTCCCGGCGGTTATATCAAGCGCGAAGGCCGTCCGCCCGAACACGCGGTGATCAGTTCGCGGCAGATCGACAGGCCGATTCGCCCGCTCTTTCCCGACGGATTTCGTAACGACGTTCAGATCGTCGCGACGGTGCTCTCGATCGATCCGCAACTCGACGCCGACGTGCTCGGCGTCTGCGCCGCCGGCGCCGCGCTCGCGCTCAGCGACATTCCGTTCGAGAAGACGGTCGCCGCGGTTCGCGTCGGACGCGACGAGAACGGCGAGTACGTTTGCAATCCGACGCTGCCGCAATACGCGACCGGCGGCATGGACATCGTGATCGCCGGCACCGCCGAGGCGGTCATGATGGTCGAAGGCAGCGGCAACGAGATCGACGAGGAGGATTTCCTCGGCGCGGTCGAGTTCGCACACGGCGAGATCCGCAAGATCATCAAGGCGATCGAGCAGCTCGCGAAAAAGGCCGGCAAAGATAAGCGGGAGTTCCCGCTCCTAAAGATCGACGCCGCGCTCGAGAAGTGGGTCCGCAAAACCTTCGCCAAGGACGTCGCCAAGGCGATGCGCACGGTCGAGAAGCAGAAACGCGAAACGGCGTTCGCCGCGATCTCGGTCGAAGAAGCGCTCTCGCGTTGCTCCAAGAAAGACGACGACATTCAGGCGCTGCTCGAGTCGCCGGCGACCGCGAAGGAGTTCTATAAGGTCATCAAGGCCATGGAGGAGGACGAGCTTCGCACCATGGTCGTGGACGAGAAGGTCCGCCCCGACGGAAGAAAGCCCGACGAGGTGCGTCCCATCTGGTGCAAGGTGCATTACGTGCCGCGCGTCCACGGCTCCGGCATCTTCACGCGCGGACAGACGCAGGTCTTCACCGCGGCGACGCTCGGTTCGACGAGCGACGCGCAGCGGCTCGACGGCATCGTCGAGTTGGAAGACAAGCGCTACATGCACTTCTACAACTTTCCGCCCTACTCGGTCGGCGAGACGCGACCGATGCGCGGTCCCGGCCGGCGCGAGATCGGCCACGGCCATCTCGCGGAGCGCGCCCTCGTTCCGGTGCTCCCGCCGAAAGACGAGTTTCCGTACACGCTGCGCCTGATGAGCGAAGTCCTCGAATCGAACGGTTCTTCGTCCATGGCCTCGGTCTGCGGCTCGACGCTCGCACTCATGGACGCGGGCGTTCCGATTCGCGATCACGTCGCCGGCGTCGCGATGGGCCTGATCCTCAAGGGCAGCAAGTACTCGATCCTCACCGACATCCAGGGTCTCGAAGACGCGCTCGGCGAGATGGACTTCAAAGTCGCGGGAACCAAGAAGGGCATCACCGCGATCCAGATGGACATCAAAGTCGCGGGCATCACGCTCGAGATCATGCGAGAGGCGATGAAGCAGGCGCGCAAGTCGCGTCACGCGATCATCGACAAGCTCGCAGAGACGATCGCAAAGCCGCGCGAGGAACTCTCGCAGTACGCCCCGCGCATGATCGTCATCAAGATCGATCCGGCGAAGATCAAGGACGTCATCGGACCCGGCGGCAAGGTGATCAACAAGATCATCGCCGACACCGGCGTCGAGAAGATCGACATCGAGGACGACGGCAGCGTCTTCATCACCTCACTCGACGGCGCATCCGGCGATGCCGCGAAGCAGATCGTCGAGAACCTCACGAAAGAGATCCGCGTCGGCGAGACGTATCGCGGCACGGTCACGCGCATCATCAACATCGGCGCGTTCGTGCAGATTCTCCCCGGCAAGGAAGGACTGGTGCACATCAGCCAGCTCGCGCCGACGCGCGTCGAGAAGGTCGAAGACGTCGTCAAGGTCGGCGACGAGGTGGAGGTCAAGGTCGTCGAGATCGACGGCCAAGGCCGCATCAATCTCTCGCGCAAGGCGCTCTTGGCGGGCGCCTCGGGCAACGGCGAATTCGTTCCGCGCGGTCCGCGCGCGCCTCGCGAATCGCGCGAGCCTCGCGAATCGTCCAGCCCGCCGGTCGACGGACCGGGCGCACCCCCGACGCGGCGCCGGCGGCGTCCGCACGGCCGCCACGACGACGACTAG
- a CDS encoding transketolase — MTELKLKANDIRQGIIRSLLAAGSGHSAGPLDMSDVFTALYGCLMRHDPKNPEWPERDRLLLSCGHIAPVRYSAMANFGYFPVEELLTLRKFGTRLQGHPERVRLPAVETTSGPLGEGLAQGVGMALGAKMDGKDFHVWVVTSDAEHQCGLHWEAVMTGAKFKLDNLTAVVDRNFIQIDGSTEDVMPLEPLADKYRSFNWEVFECDGNDIAEFIETAQRAARFKGKPHVIIANTVPGKGVSYMEGDYTWHGKPPNAAQADEALRELAAERERILANG, encoded by the coding sequence TTGACGGAGCTTAAGCTCAAGGCGAACGACATTCGTCAGGGCATCATCCGGTCGTTGCTCGCCGCCGGGTCCGGACACTCGGCCGGCCCGCTCGACATGTCCGACGTTTTCACCGCGCTCTACGGCTGCCTGATGCGTCACGATCCGAAGAATCCGGAGTGGCCGGAACGCGATCGTCTCTTGCTCTCGTGCGGGCACATCGCGCCCGTTCGCTACTCGGCGATGGCGAACTTCGGCTACTTTCCCGTCGAAGAATTGCTGACGCTGCGCAAGTTCGGAACGCGGCTGCAGGGCCATCCCGAACGCGTGCGCCTTCCCGCGGTCGAGACAACCTCCGGCCCGCTCGGCGAGGGGCTCGCGCAGGGCGTCGGCATGGCGCTCGGCGCGAAGATGGACGGCAAGGATTTTCACGTCTGGGTCGTGACGTCGGACGCCGAGCATCAGTGCGGTCTGCATTGGGAGGCCGTGATGACCGGCGCGAAGTTCAAACTCGACAACCTCACCGCCGTCGTCGATCGCAACTTCATTCAAATAGACGGAAGCACCGAGGACGTGATGCCGCTCGAGCCGCTCGCCGATAAGTATCGCTCGTTCAATTGGGAGGTCTTCGAGTGCGACGGCAACGACATCGCCGAGTTCATCGAGACGGCGCAGCGCGCCGCGCGCTTCAAAGGCAAGCCGCACGTGATTATCGCGAACACCGTGCCGGGCAAGGGCGTCTCCTACATGGAGGGCGACTACACGTGGCACGGCAAACCGCCGAACGCCGCGCAGGCCGACGAAGCGCTGCGCGAGCTGGCGGCCGAGCGTGAGAGGATCCTGGCAAATGGCTAA
- a CDS encoding transketolase C-terminal domain-containing protein, protein MANAQTAEAMRLVDYRNGEIEQVPTRNGFGEGLIEAGTRDENVLGICADLSESTRFEGFKKAHPAQYIEIGVSEQMLVAMAGGLASVGKIPWIASYAMFNPGRSWEQVRTIMALNETNVKIAGAHAGVSVGPDGATHQAIEDIAIMRVIPHMTVVVPCDSVQTKKATLALSAAWGPAYLRFGREKSAVITTDETPFQIGVAQIFREGSDVAIVACGILVYNALLAADRLAREDGIECRVVNNHTVKPMDEAAIVDAAQSCGTVVTVEEHQKHAGMGSRVAEILAQRHPAPIEMVGVEDTFGQSGDPVELIEFYGMGVDAIVAAARRAHKRKG, encoded by the coding sequence ATGGCTAACGCGCAGACGGCCGAGGCGATGCGCCTCGTGGACTACCGCAACGGCGAGATCGAGCAAGTGCCGACGCGCAACGGCTTCGGCGAGGGACTCATCGAGGCGGGCACGCGCGACGAGAACGTGCTCGGCATCTGTGCCGACCTCTCGGAGTCGACGCGCTTCGAGGGCTTCAAGAAGGCGCATCCCGCGCAGTATATCGAGATCGGCGTCTCCGAGCAGATGCTCGTCGCGATGGCCGGCGGACTCGCCTCGGTCGGGAAGATTCCGTGGATCGCGTCGTACGCGATGTTCAATCCGGGGCGCTCCTGGGAGCAAGTGCGCACGATCATGGCGCTCAACGAAACGAACGTGAAGATCGCGGGCGCGCACGCCGGCGTCTCGGTCGGGCCCGACGGCGCGACCCATCAGGCGATCGAGGACATCGCGATCATGCGCGTGATTCCGCACATGACCGTCGTCGTGCCGTGCGACTCCGTGCAGACGAAGAAGGCGACCCTCGCACTCTCGGCGGCGTGGGGTCCCGCGTACTTACGCTTCGGCCGCGAGAAGTCGGCCGTGATCACGACCGACGAGACGCCGTTTCAGATCGGCGTCGCGCAGATCTTCCGCGAGGGAAGCGACGTCGCGATCGTCGCGTGCGGCATCCTCGTCTACAACGCGCTGCTCGCCGCCGATCGGCTCGCGCGCGAGGACGGCATCGAGTGCCGCGTCGTCAACAATCACACCGTGAAGCCGATGGACGAAGCCGCGATCGTCGACGCCGCGCAGAGCTGCGGCACGGTCGTGACCGTCGAGGAGCATCAGAAGCATGCCGGCATGGGCTCGCGCGTCGCGGAGATTCTCGCGCAGCGCCATCCCGCGCCGATCGAGATGGTCGGCGTCGAGGACACGTTCGGGCAATCGGGCGATCCGGTCGAACTGATCGAGTTCTACGGGATGGGCGTGGACGCGATCGTTGCCGCCGCGCGCCGCGCCCACAAACGCAAGGGCTAG
- the rpsO gene encoding 30S ribosomal protein S15, translating into MPLTKEAKAEIAGKYGRGSNDTGSAEVQIAMLTASINQLTEHLKIHKKDHHSRRGLLLQVGQRRRLLNYLHAKNLERYRSLIQELGLRR; encoded by the coding sequence GTGCCGCTCACCAAGGAAGCCAAAGCCGAGATCGCCGGCAAGTACGGCCGCGGGTCGAACGACACCGGTTCGGCCGAAGTGCAGATCGCGATGCTCACCGCATCGATCAATCAGCTCACCGAGCACCTCAAGATTCACAAGAAAGACCATCACAGCCGCCGCGGCCTGCTCTTACAAGTCGGCCAGCGCCGCCGTCTGTTGAACTATCTGCACGCGAAGAATCTCGAGCGCTACCGCAGCCTCATCCAAGAACTGGGCCTGCGCCGCTAG
- a CDS encoding SDR family oxidoreductase, whose protein sequence is MDLGIRGRTALVTGASGGIGEAVALALAAEGAKLALAARDLERLDGVARRAAEAGAQEARAFALDLEEPESIAAMLGAVRAAFGDAEIVVLNGGGPRAGRFGEVSIADWDRAYQLLLRSMLVLLDALVPAMRANRWGRIVALTSTSVKQPIETLVLSNAFRTALVASLRTLAGEVARDGVTINCIATGRIDTTRLRSLYGNDENALRAAGAEVPIGRIATPAEFAPLVAFLCGEPASYVTGQTISIDGGLVRGLFG, encoded by the coding sequence ATGGATCTCGGCATACGCGGACGCACGGCGCTGGTAACCGGAGCGAGCGGCGGCATCGGAGAGGCGGTAGCCCTCGCTCTTGCAGCCGAGGGCGCAAAGCTGGCGCTGGCAGCGCGCGACCTCGAGCGCCTCGACGGCGTCGCGCGGAGAGCCGCGGAGGCCGGCGCGCAGGAGGCGCGCGCCTTCGCCCTCGATCTCGAAGAGCCGGAGTCGATCGCGGCGATGCTCGGCGCCGTGCGCGCCGCATTCGGCGACGCGGAGATCGTCGTCCTCAACGGGGGCGGTCCGCGCGCCGGCCGTTTCGGCGAGGTCTCGATCGCCGACTGGGATCGCGCCTACCAATTATTGTTGCGCTCGATGCTCGTGCTGCTCGACGCGCTCGTTCCGGCGATGCGCGCGAATCGCTGGGGACGAATCGTCGCGCTGACCTCGACCTCGGTGAAGCAGCCGATCGAAACGCTCGTACTCTCGAACGCGTTTCGCACGGCGCTCGTCGCGTCGCTGCGCACGCTCGCCGGCGAGGTCGCGCGCGACGGCGTCACGATCAACTGCATCGCGACGGGCCGAATAGATACGACCCGGCTGCGTTCGCTCTACGGAAACGATGAGAACGCGCTGCGCGCGGCCGGCGCGGAGGTGCCGATCGGACGGATCGCTACGCCGGCCGAGTTCGCTCCGCTCGTTGCGTTTCTCTGCGGAGAACCGGCGAGTTACGTAACGGGACAGACGATCTCGATCGACGGCGGGCTCGTTCGCGGGCTCTTCGGATAA
- a CDS encoding dihydrofolate reductase family protein, translating into MGRVRAPAFGLSIDGFGAGPGQDLEHPLGIGAEAIFEWFFATRTFAEMQDRDGGEMGIDDAFARRGFDDVGAWIVGRNMFGPVRGPWPDETWRGWWGDDPPFHTPVFVLTHHPRETIVMQGGTTFHFVTEGIEAALALAREAAGRQDVRIGGGVATIRAYLRARLIDEMHLAVAPALLGSGEALFDGLDLPRLGYAVTETVPGERATHVLVERGKVR; encoded by the coding sequence GTGGGCAGAGTTCGCGCGCCCGCCTTCGGCCTCTCGATCGACGGATTCGGCGCGGGGCCCGGTCAGGATCTCGAGCATCCGCTCGGGATCGGCGCAGAGGCGATCTTCGAATGGTTCTTCGCGACGCGCACGTTCGCCGAGATGCAGGACCGCGACGGCGGCGAGATGGGAATCGACGATGCGTTCGCGCGGCGCGGTTTCGACGACGTCGGCGCGTGGATCGTGGGACGCAACATGTTCGGCCCGGTGCGCGGGCCGTGGCCCGACGAAACGTGGCGCGGGTGGTGGGGTGACGACCCGCCGTTCCACACGCCGGTCTTCGTGCTGACGCATCATCCGCGCGAGACGATCGTCATGCAGGGCGGCACGACGTTTCACTTCGTGACGGAAGGGATCGAGGCCGCGCTCGCATTGGCGAGGGAAGCGGCGGGCCGGCAGGACGTTCGCATCGGCGGCGGCGTCGCCACGATTCGCGCGTACCTGCGCGCGCGGCTGATCGACGAGATGCATCTCGCGGTCGCTCCCGCGCTTCTCGGCTCGGGCGAGGCGCTCTTCGACGGCCTCGACCTTCCCCGCCTCGGCTATGCGGTGACGGAGACGGTCCCCGGCGAGCGCGCGACGCACGTGCTCGTCGAGCGGGGCAAGGTGCGCTAG
- a CDS encoding type 1 glutamine amidotransferase domain-containing protein produces MQGVEGKRVAALIGDGFEELELAEPRRALEEAGAIVTVVGIDEKARQRIRGKRGLDDGQVLRAEELVADCTAEDFDAILIPGGTSPDRIRTDQDVHRFVREFDAIKKPMFSIGHGAQVLISAQIVRGRQVTGVHSIADDIRNAGGLYRDQPTVTDSNWVSTRGGDDIPQFNRAMLEKLATAVPAQIGS; encoded by the coding sequence ATGCAAGGAGTAGAAGGAAAGCGCGTCGCCGCTCTGATCGGCGACGGATTCGAGGAGTTAGAGCTCGCCGAGCCGCGGCGAGCACTGGAAGAGGCCGGCGCCATCGTCACCGTCGTGGGGATCGACGAGAAGGCGCGCCAGCGGATTCGCGGCAAGCGGGGCCTCGACGATGGGCAGGTCTTACGAGCCGAAGAGCTCGTCGCCGATTGCACGGCCGAAGATTTCGACGCGATCCTGATACCGGGCGGCACCTCGCCTGACCGGATTCGCACCGACCAAGACGTCCATCGCTTCGTCCGCGAGTTCGACGCAATCAAGAAGCCGATGTTCTCGATCGGCCACGGCGCACAGGTGCTGATCTCCGCGCAGATCGTCCGCGGCCGGCAGGTTACCGGCGTGCACTCGATCGCCGACGACATTCGCAACGCCGGCGGACTCTATCGCGATCAGCCGACCGTGACCGATTCGAACTGGGTCTCGACGCGCGGCGGCGACGATATCCCGCAATTCAATCGCGCGATGCTCGAGAAGCTCGCGACCGCCGTTCCCGCTCAGATCGGATCGTAG